A DNA window from Petrotoga sibirica DSM 13575 contains the following coding sequences:
- a CDS encoding transglycosylase domain-containing protein: MAIFFTLFFYIYDYYNNSTSIFLVDPRYNTYLFDNGEQILSTKYKYVKLDEIPPELIYFLLWTEDREFYEHNGINIKAMTRATLTNIKNFSIVQGGSTLTQQLAKTVYLTNERTVKRKIMDIMLAFFLERSYTKEEILEAYMNSVYLGNDISGFGAAARRYYGKELQNISYAEMLVLIGIINGPEVYNPYKYPDRAKNQGMIVLNSLPNNFIIEEKNIVKEELDKMVFYPQTYDERYLNLIYRIKAEEENIGLKGGGYTIKTTFNKNLFDSVTVDSSTSAIVINNKTGEILSFWGGEYDVFYSQQQIGSAIKPFYYLLALENGYYKDTTLPDQPMKFGDWAPENFDKTYRGSVTLEEALIYSINIPSIYLASHIDISPQRSIEVIKNFLSNIVGVQGKYPNDLTLALGTLETSPYEFTKAYSIFPNYGIIPSPYIISEVYDKKGNLIYKRHPNIERKIEDISNDSYAAMNTLMRKVVLEGTGKRANVLDLDLHGKTGTSDLSAWFVGYTGSEVLTSMVKGKDLLSSYTVVPWAREIATSLLYYGRSEEVYVYLSLKSIQESISFFESPIEFVSTGGNVVGYLNSVKLDYPFKELEKNINSALREIQYLYPDVMKEIEQWKKENLTDFFQEPFSFIQNGYDLESYLNSINIDKDVQVQLREIYNQIKYIYPDQAKVIEKFLY, from the coding sequence ATGGCAATTTTTTTTACTTTGTTTTTCTATATATACGATTATTACAACAATTCAACTTCTATTTTTCTTGTGGATCCTAGATACAATACGTATCTATTCGATAATGGGGAACAAATACTATCTACAAAATATAAATACGTTAAGTTAGATGAAATACCTCCAGAATTAATATACTTCCTTTTGTGGACGGAAGATAGAGAATTCTATGAACATAATGGAATCAATATTAAAGCGATGACGAGAGCCACATTAACAAATATAAAGAACTTTTCTATAGTTCAAGGTGGGAGCACACTCACTCAACAACTTGCTAAAACAGTATATCTAACAAATGAAAGAACTGTTAAGAGAAAAATAATGGATATTATGCTTGCCTTTTTTTTAGAAAGGTCTTATACCAAAGAAGAAATTTTGGAAGCTTATATGAACAGTGTTTATTTAGGGAACGACATTTCAGGATTTGGAGCTGCAGCAAGAAGATATTATGGAAAAGAGTTACAAAATATAAGTTACGCAGAGATGCTGGTTTTAATAGGGATAATAAACGGGCCAGAAGTTTACAATCCCTATAAATACCCTGATAGAGCAAAGAATCAAGGGATGATAGTTCTAAATTCCTTGCCTAATAATTTCATAATAGAAGAAAAAAATATCGTTAAAGAAGAATTAGATAAAATGGTTTTCTATCCTCAAACCTACGATGAAAGATATTTAAATTTAATTTATAGGATCAAAGCAGAGGAAGAAAATATAGGTTTAAAAGGTGGCGGGTATACTATAAAAACCACCTTTAATAAGAATTTATTCGATTCAGTTACTGTAGATTCATCTACCTCTGCGATTGTGATCAACAACAAAACTGGTGAAATATTAAGTTTTTGGGGTGGGGAATACGATGTTTTTTATTCCCAACAACAAATTGGTTCTGCTATTAAACCGTTTTATTATCTTTTAGCTTTGGAAAATGGTTATTATAAAGATACAACGCTTCCAGATCAGCCCATGAAGTTTGGTGATTGGGCTCCAGAAAACTTTGATAAAACATACAGAGGATCGGTTACTTTAGAAGAAGCGTTAATCTATTCTATAAACATTCCTTCTATTTACCTTGCTTCGCATATAGATATATCTCCGCAAAGGTCTATAGAAGTAATAAAAAATTTTCTTTCAAATATTGTAGGTGTTCAAGGTAAATATCCGAACGATTTAACTTTGGCGTTGGGAACCCTGGAGACAAGTCCATACGAATTTACAAAAGCTTATTCAATTTTCCCAAATTACGGTATTATTCCTTCTCCTTACATAATTTCTGAAGTTTACGATAAGAAAGGGAATTTAATATATAAAAGACACCCAAATATTGAAAGAAAGATTGAGGATATATCCAATGATTCATATGCCGCAATGAATACTTTGATGAGAAAAGTCGTGCTGGAAGGGACAGGGAAAAGAGCAAACGTCTTAGATTTGGATTTACATGGTAAAACGGGAACTTCTGATTTATCAGCTTGGTTTGTTGGATACACAGGTAGCGAGGTGTTAACCAGTATGGTTAAAGGGAAAGATCTTTTATCTTCTTACACTGTTGTTCCCTGGGCAAGAGAGATAGCCACTTCTTTACTTTATTATGGCCGAAGCGAAGAAGTTTATGTTTATCTTAGTTTAAAAAGTATACAAGAAAGTATTTCATTTTTTGAAAGTCCTATTGAATTCGTTTCCACAGGGGGAAACGTTGTGGGGTATTTAAATTCTGTGAAGTTGGATTATCCATTTAAAGAACTTGAAAAAAATATTAATTCAGCCTTGAGAGAAATTCAGTATCTTTATCCTGATGTGATGAAAGAAATCGAACAATGGAAAAAAGAGAATCTGACGGATTTCTTTCAAGAGCCATTTTCTTTCATTCAAAACGGTTACGATTTGGAAAGTTACTTGAACAGTATCAATATTGATAAAGACGTGCAAGTACAATTACGGGAGATTTATAATCAAATAAAATATATTTATCCTGATCAAGCTAAAGTGATCGAAAAGTTTTTATATTAG
- a CDS encoding YebC/PmpR family DNA-binding transcriptional regulator: MSGHNKWANIKHRKGAQDAKRSQIFTKLIRELTIAAREGGGDPEANPRLRTAIENAKAANMPKDKIESAIKKGTGELEGEELTEIMYEAYGPGGVALLISVVTDNKNRTAQEVRHVLSKWGGSLAESGSVSWNFERKGLITIPKEEVEDIDELMLLAVEAAAEDLNETTDPLEIITAPENLTQVRNALKEAGYTVSEKLTFLPKTTVKLSDEDAEKLLKLLNALDDMDDVQEIFGNYEIDDEVMERLAANM, encoded by the coding sequence ATGTCAGGACATAATAAATGGGCAAATATTAAACACAGAAAGGGTGCACAAGATGCAAAAAGATCCCAAATATTTACAAAACTCATTAGAGAGCTTACAATAGCTGCTAGAGAGGGTGGAGGAGATCCAGAAGCTAATCCACGTTTAAGAACGGCAATAGAAAACGCCAAAGCAGCGAACATGCCCAAAGACAAAATCGAATCAGCTATAAAAAAAGGAACTGGTGAATTAGAGGGCGAAGAACTAACCGAAATTATGTACGAGGCATACGGGCCAGGTGGAGTTGCACTTCTAATTTCTGTTGTAACTGATAACAAGAACAGAACTGCTCAAGAAGTTCGCCATGTTCTGTCGAAATGGGGAGGGTCTTTGGCAGAATCAGGTTCTGTTTCGTGGAATTTTGAACGAAAAGGACTAATAACAATCCCCAAAGAAGAAGTCGAAGATATCGACGAATTAATGTTACTCGCTGTTGAAGCCGCCGCAGAAGATTTGAATGAAACCACCGACCCTTTAGAAATAATCACCGCTCCAGAAAATCTAACTCAAGTCAGGAATGCTCTAAAAGAAGCAGGTTATACTGTTTCTGAAAAGCTAACCTTTTTACCTAAAACAACCGTTAAGCTTTCTGACGAAGACGCCGAAAAATTATTAAAGTTGCTAAATGCCTTAGACGACATGGATGACGTTCAAGAAATATTTGGAAATTACGAGATTGACGATGAAGTAATGGAGAGACTAGCTGCAAATATGTAA